Sequence from the Bacillus thuringiensis genome:
TTCCTAGAACCGATGCCTGTAATTTTTTCAAGTTGCCCTTTAGAAGCTGCATTTATTTGCACTTTCCCCTCCTCCTTTGAAACAGCAGCTCCTTCTTGCACTTGTTCGGTTTTATTCGGCACATAAAGGATCATTTGGTCTTGTACCATTTGCGCTAAATTTACCTTCTTCCTATCTGCCTCGGGCAAAAAACCACCTGCCTTTTCAATAGCATCCTTGACCCGGTCCCCTTCTTTCATTTCATACACGCCCTCTTTAACAACAGCTCCTTTCATATCAATTATAATTATTTTTTTCTGCTGCTTTGTATCCGATACTTTCGGTTTACTTTTTTTCTCTATCTCTTTCGTTTGCACATCCGTCGCAATGACTGATCGTTCTGTATGCTGGTTCGTTTTCCAGAAAAGAAGAAAAAGTACAAATCCAATAATAGCTACTAATCCTAACCATTTCTTCGGAAAATCCCACATCATTTTACACCTCTAATCATAAATTTATAACATCATTCATATTGTTTAGGAGAAAGCTGTTACGAAGGAGGGATGAAACATTGAACATAGGAATTATAGGGACAGGGAACATGGGGAATATACTAATCGATGCATTTTTAGAAACCCGTGCTGTCAAACCTTCGTGCCTTACAATCATTAATCGAACGCCCGCCAAAGCATATCATATAAAGGAAAAATACCCTTCTGTTCATATAGCCAAAACTATTGATGAAGTAATCGAACGATCACACCTTATTTTTATTTGCGTAAAGCCGATAGATATATATCCAATCCTACAAAAATATGCTGAACATTTTTCTGATGAAAAGTGCTTAGTTTCTATCACAAGTCCAATATCTCCATCACAATTAGAGACACTTGTACCTTGCCACGTTGCACGTATTATTCCGAGCATTACAAACCGCGCCCTGTCTGGCGCATCACTATTTACATTCGGAAGTAAATGCTCTGAAGAGTGGCAACAAAAACTATTTCGCCTATTCAAAAACATTTCTACTCCCCTTGTAATAGAAGAAGATATAACACGCGTTTCATCTGATATAGCAAGCTGCGGCCCTGCATTCTTTAGTTATTTATTACAATGTTTCATTAACGCTGCTGTAGATAAAACAAATATTACACATGAAGAAGCCACTACTTTAGTAAGTGAAATGGTCGTTGGAATGGGGAAACTACTCGAAAAAGAGATTTTCACATTGCCTACTTTACAAGAAAAAGTATGTGTTAAAGGCGGCGTTACAGGAGAAGGTATTCGGGTTTTAGAAGAACATGTTGGGGATATGTTTCATAAATTAATCGAGCGGACACATGAGAAATTTGATGAAGATTTAAAATGTGTTGATCAGCAATTCAATAAACACACATAATAAATACGTCATCGCCATTCCAAATCCTTTTTATAAACACTAAATTTTTTACATTACATTTTCACTTAAACTAGCATTTTCACACTTCACGTATATCATCCTCTTATTATCCTAGAACTAAAATTACAGCTTCTTTACAAAACAAAAGCAACCTTCTCGGTTGCTTTTGTTTTTATCCGTTTTTCTTCGCCATGAAGAAAATACGCTCTGTTTGTTCTGTAACTTCAAGTCGCTCAAAATCACCAGTCACGCGAAGCACTGTAAAACCAGCCTCTTCAAGCCATTTTGTTAACTCTTCAACCGGATATGCACGTTGCACGTGACATTCATCAAAACGATGGTACACATCTTCTTCTGGGTCTTGAACAAAGAATGTTAAATCATGTTCTACACTATTTGATTCTTCACCAGGGAAGCAATTCCAAATAAGAGATATTTCTTCTCCATTCACTGTGTATGTTTCATTTTGAAATACATGATGTATTTTATATAAAGAATGTACATCAAATAAAAACAAACCATCTTGACGTAAATGATGAAACACTCTTCGAAATGTTTCTTGCACTCCATCTTCTTGCAATACATAATTTAATGAATCACAAAAAATAGTTACACAGTCAAACTCACCCGGAACATCAAGCTC
This genomic interval carries:
- a CDS encoding class I SAM-dependent DNA methyltransferase — protein: MKYEQFALLYDELMNDVPYDKWVEFTEESLQQADMKEAKILDVACGTGNVTLPLVQKGYDLIGVDLSEEMLTVAQQKLGGEGYFIPFYQQDMRELDVPGEFDCVTIFCDSLNYVLQEDGVQETFRRVFHHLRQDGLFLFDVHSLYKIHHVFQNETYTVNGEEISLIWNCFPGEESNSVEHDLTFFVQDPEEDVYHRFDECHVQRAYPVEELTKWLEEAGFTVLRVTGDFERLEVTEQTERIFFMAKKNG
- the comER gene encoding late competence protein ComER, which encodes MNIGIIGTGNMGNILIDAFLETRAVKPSCLTIINRTPAKAYHIKEKYPSVHIAKTIDEVIERSHLIFICVKPIDIYPILQKYAEHFSDEKCLVSITSPISPSQLETLVPCHVARIIPSITNRALSGASLFTFGSKCSEEWQQKLFRLFKNISTPLVIEEDITRVSSDIASCGPAFFSYLLQCFINAAVDKTNITHEEATTLVSEMVVGMGKLLEKEIFTLPTLQEKVCVKGGVTGEGIRVLEEHVGDMFHKLIERTHEKFDEDLKCVDQQFNKHT
- a CDS encoding helix-hairpin-helix domain-containing protein, whose product is MMWDFPKKWLGLVAIIGFVLFLLFWKTNQHTERSVIATDVQTKEIEKKSKPKVSDTKQQKKIIIIDMKGAVVKEGVYEMKEGDRVKDAIEKAGGFLPEADRKKVNLAQMVQDQMILYVPNKTEQVQEGAAVSKEEGKVQINAASKGQLEKITGIGSRKAESILKYREEHGPFQKIEDLLEIDGIGVKSLEKIKDQIIIP